In Leifsonia sp. ZF2019, a genomic segment contains:
- a CDS encoding discoidin domain-containing protein → MSRDREASPTPGRRTIRARLVGATAAVVALVLGLAGLTSAPATAADLNSDVATIVSRLQDYYLSQGDEVQIANGIYLAQTSNALDYVKSQNADGSWSDVDYTDRTSSANGKTWDAYKALYRMVAIAQAYQDKTAKGFHDASLLAAEERALAYWDKADPGNTNWWETEIGESIAMGRISIFLGDVLSADGLALTIKHNQGKLDPAGANGAWRTSDYLYKALATRNADQITAGFATMVKTVAVDNSGTVQEAVQPDATFWAHGAQLYSEGYGMALFTQVAMWADSARGTSLAFTRDQLDTIAFYIIDGTRWMIRGEIGMLYLLYRPATTVDGVTSYAAVFLDPLDRMARTDALYASDYRELADSIRGKTAGNGQTGNTYFWRSEFSSHQRAGFGIFTALNSSRTVGSEYRSTLRKDVGNEVVWSKAGATAIQVTNKEYTALGPAFDWYHYPGTTVPYVKETTLGTDGRSTNGGSFTGGVSDGNYGVSVESLDRASTQAQKSYFYLDDGMVALGAGITSTNAAAVHTTVNQVDAKPNASVDGTAVAAGTDGKVVSDPSWAYNDKVGYVFPSSDPVVVSDKTQTGSYYGDQPQSHDAFTLYFDHGVKPTGAGYEYIVLPGATPAQTAAYAANPAVSILRNDSAVQAVHDPRVKRTMATFYQAGSLDLGDGRTLTVSQPAIVLLDESGPTPVVSLSNPGQPGLLVNVGLSGAGAAMHGTFVLGSGAALGKTVSAPLAADESDGSPYTASASASGHGPALAGDGDQGTYWQSAGDSPWLRQQLAAGSFATSVDIDWGTDYATRFLVQTSTDGTNWTDQKLVQKGTGGHQHVDFPATAANFVRVLLLDSSGSGGFAVRELKASASVNLALGAPTTASDGTNPGSATDGNMTTRWIADRTGSPDTSWLQVDLGSVRTIGAVRMFWESSYASQYKIQVSDDGKTWTDAYVTPTAGSDGATDLVAVSATGRYVRMQTVKRALTSYGVSLFEFEVFGDSSLLSAPTAGGRVNLAKGQPTTADSVYNNLANITAPMATDGSKTTKWSSARPTGAAPYTNQNWLQVDLGSVRGVSQAVVEWESSNSTDYRLEGSVNGTDWTQLAHVQNTATGDHRRDTTDFPTAEIRYIRVIGAPATKYGLNIWEFEVYGGYALSCAAPVTADRDSTATIAATINPVDGSDSFTAHVLDSSVATLSGQPRIGADGRIEFDVKTHGGGTTAVLVGHANGDESAWCSLSVAVDTSVLQQLVDQANGLDSTRYTAASWAPLLPALEAAKTALKTAGLTQATIDARAADLRAAIDGLAEPADPTVALTGDPVAGGRVDLTGAGFGAGAALTIELHSAPVELGTVAADESGAFTTTVAIPADTAPGRHTIAVLQDGTVRASLEVEIRAADPSGSGGGGDTSGSGSGSGTGPGAPSATQDEDDLAKTGGDSTALWLGGGIAVLLLAAGAVFVSRRRRTEG, encoded by the coding sequence ATGTCGCGTGACCGAGAAGCATCCCCAACCCCAGGGCGCCGCACCATACGCGCCCGCCTCGTCGGGGCGACAGCCGCCGTCGTCGCCCTCGTCCTGGGCCTCGCAGGACTCACGAGCGCGCCGGCGACGGCCGCCGACCTGAACTCCGACGTCGCCACCATCGTGTCCCGGCTGCAGGACTACTACCTGAGCCAGGGCGACGAAGTGCAGATCGCCAACGGCATCTACCTCGCACAGACGTCCAACGCGCTGGACTACGTGAAGTCGCAGAACGCGGACGGCTCGTGGTCCGATGTCGATTACACCGACCGCACGAGCTCGGCCAACGGCAAGACGTGGGACGCCTACAAGGCGCTCTACCGCATGGTCGCGATCGCGCAGGCCTACCAGGACAAGACGGCGAAGGGCTTCCACGACGCGAGCCTGCTCGCCGCCGAGGAGCGCGCGCTCGCCTACTGGGACAAGGCCGACCCGGGCAACACCAACTGGTGGGAGACCGAGATCGGCGAGTCCATCGCGATGGGCCGCATCTCGATCTTCCTCGGCGACGTGCTGAGCGCAGACGGGCTCGCCCTCACCATCAAGCACAATCAGGGCAAGCTCGACCCGGCCGGCGCGAACGGCGCCTGGCGCACGTCCGACTACCTCTACAAGGCGCTCGCCACCCGCAACGCCGACCAGATCACCGCGGGCTTCGCCACGATGGTGAAGACCGTCGCCGTCGACAACTCCGGCACGGTGCAGGAGGCGGTCCAGCCGGACGCCACGTTCTGGGCTCACGGTGCGCAGCTCTACAGCGAGGGCTACGGCATGGCCCTGTTCACCCAGGTCGCGATGTGGGCCGACTCGGCGCGGGGCACCAGTCTCGCCTTCACCCGCGACCAGCTCGACACCATCGCCTTCTACATCATCGACGGGACCCGCTGGATGATCCGCGGCGAGATCGGGATGCTCTACCTGCTCTACCGGCCGGCCACCACGGTCGACGGCGTCACCAGCTACGCCGCGGTGTTCCTCGACCCTCTCGACCGGATGGCGCGCACCGACGCGCTCTACGCGAGCGACTACCGCGAGCTGGCCGACAGCATCCGCGGCAAGACCGCGGGCAACGGCCAGACCGGCAACACCTACTTCTGGCGCTCCGAGTTCTCGTCGCACCAGCGCGCGGGCTTCGGCATCTTCACCGCCCTCAACTCCAGCCGCACGGTCGGCAGCGAGTACCGCTCCACGCTCCGGAAGGACGTCGGTAACGAGGTCGTCTGGAGCAAGGCGGGCGCGACGGCGATCCAGGTGACGAACAAGGAGTACACGGCGCTCGGCCCCGCCTTCGACTGGTACCACTACCCCGGCACCACCGTCCCGTACGTCAAGGAGACCACCCTCGGCACCGACGGACGCTCGACCAACGGCGGCAGCTTCACGGGCGGCGTCTCGGACGGGAACTACGGCGTCAGCGTCGAGAGCCTGGACCGCGCGAGCACGCAGGCGCAGAAGAGCTACTTCTACCTCGACGACGGGATGGTCGCACTCGGCGCGGGCATCACCTCCACCAACGCGGCCGCCGTGCACACGACGGTCAACCAGGTCGACGCGAAGCCGAACGCCTCGGTCGACGGAACCGCGGTCGCCGCCGGAACCGACGGGAAGGTCGTCAGCGACCCGTCCTGGGCCTACAACGACAAGGTCGGCTACGTCTTCCCGTCGAGCGACCCGGTCGTGGTCTCCGACAAGACCCAGACGGGCAGCTACTACGGTGACCAGCCGCAGAGCCACGACGCGTTCACCCTCTACTTCGACCACGGGGTGAAGCCGACCGGGGCCGGCTACGAGTACATCGTCCTGCCCGGCGCCACGCCCGCGCAGACCGCCGCCTACGCCGCGAACCCCGCTGTCAGCATCCTGCGCAACGACAGCGCCGTGCAGGCGGTGCACGACCCCCGCGTCAAGCGGACGATGGCGACGTTCTACCAGGCGGGCTCCCTCGACCTCGGCGACGGCCGCACGCTGACCGTCAGCCAGCCGGCGATCGTGCTGCTCGACGAGTCCGGCCCGACGCCGGTCGTCAGCCTGTCGAACCCGGGACAGCCCGGGCTCCTGGTCAACGTCGGACTCAGCGGCGCGGGAGCGGCCATGCACGGCACCTTCGTGCTCGGCTCGGGCGCCGCGCTGGGCAAGACGGTGTCCGCACCCTTGGCGGCGGACGAGTCGGACGGCTCGCCGTACACCGCCTCCGCTTCCGCGTCCGGGCACGGCCCCGCGCTCGCCGGCGACGGCGACCAGGGCACCTACTGGCAGTCGGCCGGGGACAGCCCCTGGCTGCGGCAGCAGCTCGCCGCCGGGTCGTTCGCGACCAGCGTCGACATCGACTGGGGCACGGACTACGCCACCCGGTTCCTCGTCCAGACCTCCACCGACGGCACCAACTGGACCGACCAGAAGCTCGTGCAGAAGGGGACCGGCGGGCACCAGCACGTCGACTTCCCGGCGACCGCGGCGAACTTCGTGCGCGTCCTGCTGCTGGACAGCAGCGGGTCGGGGGGATTCGCGGTGCGGGAGCTCAAGGCGAGCGCCAGCGTGAACCTCGCGCTCGGGGCGCCGACCACGGCGTCCGACGGCACCAACCCGGGCAGCGCCACCGACGGCAACATGACCACCCGCTGGATCGCCGATCGCACCGGATCGCCCGACACCTCGTGGCTGCAGGTCGATCTCGGCAGCGTGCGCACGATCGGTGCGGTGCGGATGTTCTGGGAGTCGTCGTACGCGAGCCAGTACAAGATCCAGGTGTCCGATGACGGCAAGACGTGGACCGACGCGTACGTCACCCCGACCGCGGGAAGCGACGGCGCCACGGATCTCGTGGCCGTGTCGGCGACCGGCCGCTACGTGCGGATGCAGACGGTGAAGCGTGCGCTCACCTCGTACGGCGTCTCTCTGTTCGAGTTCGAGGTGTTCGGCGACTCCTCCCTGCTGTCGGCGCCGACCGCGGGCGGGCGGGTGAACCTGGCCAAGGGGCAGCCGACCACCGCGGACAGCGTGTACAACAACCTGGCCAACATCACCGCCCCGATGGCGACCGACGGATCGAAGACCACCAAGTGGTCCTCCGCGCGGCCGACCGGCGCCGCGCCGTACACCAACCAGAACTGGCTCCAGGTCGACCTCGGCTCCGTCCGCGGCGTGTCGCAGGCAGTGGTGGAGTGGGAGTCCAGCAACTCCACCGACTACCGCCTCGAGGGCTCGGTCAACGGCACCGACTGGACGCAGCTCGCGCACGTGCAGAACACCGCCACGGGAGACCACCGCCGCGACACCACCGATTTCCCGACCGCGGAGATCCGTTACATCCGGGTGATCGGCGCTCCCGCGACGAAGTACGGGCTCAACATCTGGGAGTTCGAGGTCTACGGCGGGTACGCCCTGTCGTGCGCAGCGCCGGTCACGGCCGATCGCGACAGCACAGCGACCATCGCCGCCACCATCAATCCGGTCGACGGCAGCGACTCCTTCACCGCACATGTGCTCGACAGCAGTGTGGCGACCCTCTCAGGGCAGCCCCGTATCGGCGCCGACGGACGGATCGAGTTCGATGTGAAGACGCACGGGGGCGGTACGACCGCCGTGCTCGTCGGGCACGCCAACGGGGACGAGTCCGCGTGGTGCAGCCTGTCGGTCGCCGTCGACACGAGCGTGCTCCAGCAGCTGGTCGATCAGGCCAACGGGCTCGACAGCACGCGGTACACGGCCGCCAGCTGGGCGCCCCTCCTCCCCGCGCTCGAGGCGGCGAAGACGGCCCTGAAGACAGCCGGCCTCACTCAGGCGACGATCGACGCGCGCGCCGCGGACCTCCGTGCAGCCATCGACGGGCTCGCGGAGCCGGCCGACCCGACGGTCGCGCTCACCGGAGACCCGGTCGCCGGTGGTCGCGTCGACCTCACCGGCGCCGGGTTCGGCGCGGGGGCCGCGCTCACGATCGAGCTGCACTCCGCGCCGGTCGAGCTGGGCACTGTCGCGGCGGACGAGTCCGGCGCGTTCACGACGACCGTGGCCATCCCCGCCGACACGGCCCCCGGCCGCCACACGATCGCGGTGCTGCAGGACGGCACCGTCAGAGCCTCCCTCGAGGTCGAGATCCGCGCCGCGGATCCGTCCGGCAGCGGGGGAGGGGGAGACACCTCCGGCTCCGGGTCGGGCTCGGGCACCGGGCCGGGAGCGCCGTCGGCGACGCAGGACGAGGACGACCTGGCGAAGACGGGCGGTGACTCCACCGCGCTCTGGCTGGGCGGGGGGATCGCCGTGCTGCTCCTCGCCGCAGGTGCGGTCTTCGTGAGCCGTCGTCGCCGCACGGAGGGGTGA
- a CDS encoding glycoside hydrolase family 130 protein, with the protein MEPDPTDPRQVEGVLNPATVQSPDGTLHLFPRLVAEHNVSRIGRARVVFDGGVPSGVVDLEIALDADRGWERGTEHGGVEDPRITTIPDLGVHVMSYVAFGPLGPKPALAVSTDGESWRRLGPLQFEYDDALDTDLNLFPNKDVVFFPEVVPDPQGAPSFALLHRPMWDFGFVRSSERPPLPTGVPDDRASIWISYVPVADAMQDLSALVRPRGHRFVAGPEFAWEALKIGAGPAPLRVPEGWLLLHHGVTGDVGESAFVPHAFDVNYVVGAMLLDADDPSHVLARTSEPLLTPETAEETAGTVANVVFPTAIERIGDEHFVFYGAADTRISVARLVRTAD; encoded by the coding sequence ATGGAGCCGGACCCCACTGATCCGCGACAGGTCGAGGGAGTGCTCAATCCCGCGACCGTGCAGAGTCCGGACGGCACTCTCCATCTCTTCCCGCGGCTCGTCGCCGAGCACAACGTCTCGCGGATCGGCCGCGCGCGGGTCGTCTTCGACGGCGGCGTGCCGAGCGGTGTCGTCGACCTGGAGATCGCCCTGGACGCGGACCGCGGCTGGGAGCGCGGCACCGAGCACGGCGGGGTCGAGGATCCGCGCATCACCACCATCCCGGACCTCGGCGTGCACGTGATGAGCTATGTCGCCTTCGGCCCGCTCGGACCGAAGCCGGCTCTGGCGGTCTCGACCGACGGCGAGAGCTGGCGACGTCTCGGGCCCCTCCAGTTCGAGTACGACGACGCGCTCGACACCGACCTGAACCTGTTCCCGAACAAGGACGTCGTGTTCTTCCCCGAGGTCGTCCCCGACCCGCAGGGCGCGCCGAGCTTCGCCCTGCTCCACCGGCCGATGTGGGACTTCGGGTTCGTGCGCTCCAGCGAGCGGCCGCCGCTGCCCACCGGAGTGCCGGACGACCGGGCCAGCATCTGGATCTCCTACGTGCCCGTCGCCGATGCGATGCAGGACCTCTCGGCGCTGGTGCGCCCGCGGGGGCACCGCTTCGTCGCCGGCCCCGAGTTCGCCTGGGAGGCGCTCAAGATCGGCGCGGGCCCCGCGCCGCTGCGCGTGCCGGAAGGGTGGCTGCTGCTCCATCACGGCGTGACCGGCGACGTGGGGGAGAGCGCATTCGTGCCCCACGCCTTCGACGTGAACTACGTCGTCGGGGCGATGCTGCTCGACGCCGACGACCCGTCCCACGTGCTCGCCCGGACGAGCGAACCCCTGCTCACCCCCGAGACGGCGGAGGAGACGGCGGGCACCGTGGCCAACGTCGTCTTCCCCACGGCGATCGAGCGGATCGGCGACGAGCACTTCGTGTTCTACGGCGCCGCCGACACCCGCATCTCCGTCGCCCGCCTCGTGCGGACCGCCGACTGA
- a CDS encoding carbohydrate ABC transporter permease, which translates to MSTTITPAPTGGADAPSTEGDDRRRRESPAAPSRRRRRRIPIGAYICALVLLVVFLFPLLYLLNTALKTQAEFVADPVGLVRDPQWGNFVTAWNTGDFGAYILNSVLYTAAGSAIGTLLTLVLSFPVARGYVKGAKYWSVIFVLVLFLPNALITQFQLLLRLGLYDTQLGYILLVGVGVGVGPLLLSGFVKSIPRELDEAAAMDGVGYWRYLFGFIFPLARPALVTVFILQAVWIWNEIILATVLLADPTKFPVTVGLYAFKGTYGNQWPLLAAATFIVAAPLIVGYIFIQRYLVNGVVGAIKG; encoded by the coding sequence GTGAGCACCACCATCACCCCCGCCCCGACGGGCGGCGCGGATGCGCCGTCCACCGAGGGAGACGACCGGAGACGGCGGGAGTCCCCGGCGGCACCGAGCCGACGACGACGCCGCCGTATTCCGATCGGGGCATACATCTGCGCCCTCGTTCTGCTGGTGGTCTTCCTCTTCCCGCTCCTCTATCTGCTGAACACGGCGCTCAAGACGCAGGCCGAGTTCGTCGCAGACCCGGTCGGCCTGGTGCGCGACCCGCAGTGGGGAAACTTCGTGACCGCCTGGAACACAGGCGATTTCGGCGCATACATCCTCAACAGCGTCCTGTACACGGCCGCCGGCTCGGCGATCGGTACCCTCCTCACGCTGGTCCTCTCGTTCCCGGTCGCACGAGGCTACGTGAAGGGCGCCAAGTACTGGTCGGTGATCTTCGTGCTGGTGCTGTTCCTGCCCAACGCGCTCATCACCCAGTTCCAGCTGCTGCTGCGCCTCGGCCTGTACGACACGCAACTCGGCTACATCCTCCTCGTCGGCGTGGGCGTGGGCGTCGGCCCGCTGCTGCTGAGCGGCTTCGTGAAGTCGATCCCGCGGGAGCTCGACGAGGCGGCGGCGATGGACGGCGTCGGCTACTGGCGCTACCTGTTCGGCTTCATCTTCCCGCTCGCGCGCCCCGCCCTCGTCACCGTGTTCATCCTCCAGGCGGTATGGATCTGGAACGAGATCATCCTCGCGACGGTGCTCCTCGCCGACCCGACGAAGTTCCCGGTGACCGTCGGCCTCTACGCCTTCAAAGGCACCTATGGCAACCAGTGGCCGCTGCTGGCGGCCGCCACCTTCATCGTCGCCGCTCCGCTGATCGTCGGCTACATCTTCATTCAGCGCTATCTCGTCAACGGAGTGGTCGGCGCCATCAAGGGCTGA
- a CDS encoding carbohydrate ABC transporter permease, whose product MAETFPFPRRTPVRVTFGLGMLLLGIFGFVPAIGVLVASFTDLRGLPGLPINFVGIQNYVDFFSPAKWADSANALTNTVIFAFASTLIQIVVALAIAVLLNRKLKGRNFYRAVVFMPTILGVTVTGLVWSLIFNVSGGPAASILGLFGGHSAFFGDPHLALSLVILVQVWMVLGVSVIIFLSGLQAVPEELHEAAEIDGASAWQRFRSVTVPLLAPSITANVLLGIVNALQSYQLIYVLSGPNNRSTQVLSLLVYVQGFGGASGTTLSQSQGYAAAVSMVQFVLVAIVSIIALAVLRRREAKL is encoded by the coding sequence ATGGCTGAGACCTTCCCCTTCCCCCGGCGCACTCCGGTGCGCGTCACCTTCGGGCTCGGGATGCTGCTGCTCGGGATCTTCGGGTTCGTCCCGGCGATCGGCGTGCTGGTGGCCTCGTTCACCGACCTCCGCGGGCTGCCGGGCCTGCCGATCAACTTCGTCGGCATCCAGAACTACGTCGACTTCTTCTCCCCGGCGAAGTGGGCCGACAGCGCCAACGCGCTGACGAACACGGTGATCTTCGCCTTCGCGAGCACCCTGATCCAGATCGTGGTCGCGCTGGCGATCGCGGTGCTCCTGAACCGCAAACTCAAGGGCCGCAACTTCTATCGCGCGGTCGTCTTCATGCCGACCATCCTCGGCGTGACCGTGACGGGTCTGGTCTGGTCGCTGATCTTCAACGTCAGCGGCGGCCCGGCGGCATCGATCCTCGGGCTGTTCGGCGGTCACTCCGCGTTCTTCGGCGACCCGCATCTCGCTCTCTCCCTGGTCATCCTCGTGCAGGTGTGGATGGTGCTGGGCGTCTCGGTCATCATCTTCCTCTCCGGTCTCCAGGCCGTGCCCGAAGAGCTGCACGAGGCCGCGGAGATCGACGGCGCGAGCGCGTGGCAGCGTTTCCGCAGCGTCACTGTGCCGCTTCTCGCTCCGTCCATCACGGCGAACGTGCTCCTCGGCATCGTGAACGCCCTCCAGAGCTACCAGCTCATCTACGTGCTCAGCGGGCCGAACAACCGGTCGACCCAGGTGCTCTCGCTCCTCGTCTACGTGCAGGGCTTCGGCGGAGCGTCCGGCACGACACTGTCCCAGTCCCAGGGCTATGCGGCGGCGGTCTCGATGGTCCAGTTCGTGCTGGTCGCAATCGTCTCCATCATCGCCCTGGCCGTGCTCCGCCGACGGGAGGCCAAGCTGTGA
- a CDS encoding ABC transporter substrate-binding protein, which yields MATTRLRKSTAIRRALAGIAAVATIGALAACSSASGGSSDGEPSGKLQLLVSSSDATDAGFRAVNDAFKKKYPDVDVVFSTVSNDNYPATKSSRLTASNLDLFVVKGMTETPSYAKDAATDDARLAAAGGLVDLTDEGFLKKYTPTLLKAQAIGGKQYSVPTGVSYYTGVFYNKKIFADNGLSVPTTWSEFTSTVDTLKAKGITPFGLGGKDSWPAGLPMLASVASNYPTAADKQKLAEDIWTNKAKLTDPTEVKVLQQTEYVLQNAQQGAAGADYTSIPAGFAAGDFAMTVDGTWDQPTIDAAVAKKFDYGYFPFPGSETAADNAFLNGKTELQLAIPTSAKNKTAALAWLDFFSQKDTYQLFLEKSGFSSAQPDIETSAFLQSIAPYTSTYQPAWDQIWFANNKAGQDAVFPFNYPALTPLGSDSPEQAAAAAQKAWTAAG from the coding sequence ATGGCAACAACGAGGTTGCGGAAGAGCACCGCGATCCGGCGCGCGCTCGCCGGCATCGCGGCCGTAGCGACGATCGGCGCGCTGGCCGCGTGCTCGAGCGCGAGCGGCGGATCGTCCGACGGCGAGCCGAGCGGCAAGCTGCAGCTGCTGGTTTCGAGCAGCGACGCGACCGACGCAGGCTTCCGCGCGGTCAACGACGCGTTCAAGAAGAAGTACCCGGATGTGGATGTCGTCTTCTCGACCGTCTCGAACGACAACTACCCGGCGACCAAGTCTTCGCGCCTCACGGCCTCCAACCTCGACCTGTTCGTCGTGAAGGGCATGACCGAGACCCCCTCCTACGCCAAGGACGCCGCCACCGACGACGCCCGCCTCGCTGCGGCCGGCGGCCTGGTCGACCTCACGGACGAGGGCTTCCTGAAGAAGTACACCCCGACCCTCCTGAAGGCCCAGGCCATCGGCGGCAAGCAGTACTCGGTGCCGACGGGCGTGAGCTACTACACGGGCGTCTTCTACAACAAGAAGATCTTCGCCGACAACGGCCTCTCCGTCCCGACGACCTGGAGCGAGTTCACCTCGACGGTCGACACGCTCAAGGCCAAGGGCATCACGCCGTTCGGTCTCGGCGGCAAGGACAGCTGGCCCGCCGGCCTTCCCATGCTCGCCTCGGTCGCCTCGAACTACCCGACGGCGGCCGACAAGCAGAAGCTCGCCGAAGACATCTGGACCAACAAGGCCAAGCTCACCGACCCCACCGAGGTCAAGGTGCTCCAGCAGACGGAGTACGTGCTGCAGAACGCGCAGCAGGGCGCGGCCGGCGCCGACTACACGTCGATCCCGGCGGGCTTCGCCGCCGGCGACTTCGCGATGACGGTCGACGGCACCTGGGACCAGCCGACCATCGACGCGGCCGTCGCCAAGAAGTTCGACTACGGCTACTTCCCGTTCCCGGGCTCGGAGACCGCTGCCGACAACGCGTTCCTCAACGGCAAGACCGAGCTGCAGCTGGCCATTCCGACCTCGGCGAAGAACAAGACCGCGGCTCTGGCCTGGCTCGACTTCTTCTCGCAGAAGGACACCTACCAGCTGTTCCTCGAGAAGTCGGGCTTCTCGTCCGCGCAGCCGGACATCGAGACCAGCGCGTTCCTGCAGTCCATCGCCCCCTACACCTCCACCTACCAGCCGGCGTGGGACCAGATCTGGTTCGCGAACAACAAGGCCGGCCAGGACGCGGTGTTCCCGTTCAACTACCCGGCGTTGACCCCGCTCGGCTCCGACTCGCCGGAGCAGGCGGCGGCGGCGGCGCAGAAGGCCTGGACGGCCGCGGGCTGA
- a CDS encoding HAD-IIB family hydrolase, giving the protein MREDVAQGAEPRSPRGAATLPRLVAFDLDDTLAPSKSPLTPRMTSILVRLLDVCEVCVISGGSYEQFRRQLLARLPEGPDLRRLHLMPTCGTRYLRWVGGTWTLQYAEDLSDEEKRAAVDAIEEEARRLGLWEPDTRGPAIEDRGSQITFSALGQDAPIDAKAAWDPGGEKKALLRSAIQGRLPGLEVRSGGSTSIDVTRVGVDKAYGMAHLAELTGIGYADMLFVGDRLDPDGNDYPVRRLGVPTRAVHGWEETAAVVEDLLAQAVTDVA; this is encoded by the coding sequence GTGCGTGAGGATGTCGCGCAGGGCGCGGAGCCGAGGTCTCCGCGCGGAGCTGCGACCCTGCCCCGGCTCGTCGCATTCGACCTCGACGACACCCTGGCGCCGTCCAAATCGCCCCTGACGCCGCGGATGACGTCGATCCTCGTGCGCCTCCTCGACGTCTGCGAGGTGTGCGTGATCTCCGGCGGCAGCTACGAGCAGTTCCGCCGCCAGCTCCTCGCGCGTCTTCCGGAGGGGCCGGACTTGCGCCGCCTGCACTTGATGCCCACGTGCGGGACGCGCTACCTCCGATGGGTCGGCGGCACCTGGACGCTGCAGTACGCGGAGGATCTCTCCGACGAGGAGAAGCGCGCGGCGGTCGACGCCATCGAAGAGGAGGCGCGCCGGCTCGGGCTGTGGGAGCCCGACACGCGGGGCCCGGCCATCGAGGATCGCGGATCCCAGATCACCTTCTCCGCCCTCGGGCAGGACGCGCCGATCGATGCGAAGGCGGCGTGGGACCCGGGCGGCGAGAAGAAGGCCCTGCTGCGTTCCGCGATCCAGGGGCGCCTGCCGGGGCTCGAGGTCCGGTCCGGCGGGTCGACGAGCATCGACGTGACGAGGGTCGGCGTCGACAAGGCGTACGGGATGGCTCATCTGGCCGAGCTGACCGGGATCGGCTACGCCGACATGCTGTTCGTCGGCGACCGCCTGGATCCGGATGGCAACGACTACCCCGTCCGGCGCCTCGGGGTGCCGACCCGGGCGGTGCACGGCTGGGAGGAGACGGCGGCCGTCGTCGAGGATCTCCTCGCCCAGGCGGTCACGGACGTCGCGTAG